One genomic segment of Marinitoga piezophila KA3 includes these proteins:
- a CDS encoding ROK family transcriptional regulator, whose amino-acid sequence MIRITDSLIKTLNFIWKKEKTYLMEISKETGLEKSTVSRSLNKLKDLNLIKKVDELSSTPQGGRKTTVFQFAYSIGHILGISVEQDGIEVALTDLAGKVISSKRISVMINEENIISQLNNVIESYSELDIYGIGISLPGIIDSKNGKIIYSKALNIRNFNLVSKIERKDNIPVYIENDSNCGALYFNLCNREKSKNILYFHISIPYYVNDGTGIGVGIIIKNRLYHGSNNYAGEVEIKKAMINDEKRISFEELRNYPIEKLLDNSREFLDYYSEKISNFISVFDPDTVLIGGNIVLLDNEFLDVFISQIKEKVFMFENRNIYLNHTSSKDFLTSRGAASLILHKMFSTKNGAEKFLEIYYNMKKRR is encoded by the coding sequence ATGATAAGAATTACCGATTCATTAATAAAAACATTGAATTTTATATGGAAAAAGGAAAAGACATATTTAATGGAAATTTCAAAAGAAACAGGTTTGGAAAAATCCACAGTTTCTCGTTCTTTGAATAAATTAAAAGATTTGAATTTAATAAAAAAGGTTGATGAATTATCTTCTACACCTCAAGGAGGAAGAAAAACAACTGTATTTCAATTTGCTTATTCAATAGGGCATATCCTTGGAATATCTGTTGAACAGGATGGTATTGAAGTTGCTTTGACTGATCTTGCAGGAAAGGTTATTTCTTCAAAAAGGATAAGCGTAATGATTAATGAAGAAAATATCATTTCTCAATTAAATAACGTTATTGAAAGTTACAGCGAACTGGATATATATGGCATTGGAATATCTCTTCCGGGTATTATTGATTCTAAAAATGGAAAGATTATATATTCCAAGGCTTTGAATATTAGAAACTTTAATCTTGTTTCAAAGATTGAGAGAAAGGATAATATCCCTGTTTATATTGAAAATGACAGTAATTGTGGGGCCTTATACTTTAATTTATGTAACAGGGAAAAATCGAAAAACATTTTATATTTTCATATTTCAATTCCATATTATGTTAACGACGGAACCGGTATAGGTGTTGGAATAATCATTAAAAACAGATTATATCATGGAAGTAATAATTATGCCGGTGAAGTTGAAATAAAAAAGGCCATGATTAATGATGAAAAGAGAATATCTTTTGAAGAGTTAAGAAACTATCCAATTGAAAAATTATTGGATAATTCCAGAGAATTTCTTGATTATTATTCAGAAAAGATTTCCAATTTTATCAGTGTATTTGATCCAGATACTGTATTAATAGGTGGAAATATCGTTTTGCTTGATAATGAATTTCTTGATGTGTTTATAAGTCAAATAAAAGAAAAAGTATTTATGTTTGAAAATAGAAATATTTATCTTAATCATACATCTTCTAAAGACTTTTTAACTTCGCGTGGAGCGGCTTCTTTGATATTACACAAGATGTTTTCCACTAAAAATGGTGCAGAAAAGTTCCTTGAAATATACTATAACATGAAAAAGAGGCGATAG
- a CDS encoding AAA-like domain-containing protein, which translates to MRTFCTSGPVDKKTCYYVERPDIMAESLNHIENWRYFTVSAPRQSGKTTLLNDIVEKIKDKYITIFLSFEDYKNMKTEEEFIETFYEEIIEEAEKYNITLETKPQKIRMIKNIFEEIYKKTGKEVVLMIDEFEKLNNEEIMNTLLHVIRKIYHKKEMYKLRSVILISVSYLSGVLEDNASPFNIAEHMEVPYFTKEQVYDLLSQHEKETGQLFDEKVKELIWHNAAGQPGLTNGLAYDLVVKKAKGEKIITEKHFEKTLYDYIKKYIDKNMENIISKAHEEKEIVMQILFEPESVEFDISDERIKFLYLHGVIDDCEGKCCVKVPLYYKKLYNHFKPKINGERKKILEYEDNLKKYIDKDGNLKLNELFKRYIEYIKSRGAVMFKGRNYYEGVYQYNLDQFLSTYMGLLDGKVYPETQIGGGRIDLMVMYKEKEYLIEVKANIIKYEYEIAKKQLVEYLKRSGLKEGWLVIYSEAIEDFKHEIEEIEGVKINVWFIKTNFESPSKVN; encoded by the coding sequence ATGAGGACGTTTTGTACATCAGGACCTGTTGATAAGAAAACATGTTATTATGTTGAAAGACCGGATATAATGGCAGAATCACTTAATCATATAGAAAACTGGAGATACTTTACAGTATCTGCACCGAGACAGAGCGGGAAAACCACGTTATTAAATGATATAGTTGAGAAGATAAAGGATAAATATATAACCATTTTTTTATCCTTTGAAGATTATAAAAATATGAAAACGGAAGAAGAGTTTATAGAAACCTTTTATGAAGAAATAATAGAAGAAGCAGAAAAATACAATATAACTCTTGAAACAAAACCTCAAAAAATAAGAATGATAAAAAATATATTTGAGGAGATATATAAAAAAACCGGAAAAGAAGTAGTATTAATGATAGATGAATTTGAAAAATTAAATAATGAGGAAATAATGAATACATTATTGCATGTAATAAGAAAAATATATCATAAAAAAGAGATGTACAAACTTCGAAGTGTAATATTAATCAGTGTAAGTTATTTAAGCGGAGTATTAGAAGACAACGCCAGTCCATTTAATATAGCAGAACATATGGAAGTACCATACTTTACAAAAGAACAGGTATATGACTTACTTTCACAACATGAAAAGGAAACAGGACAATTATTCGATGAAAAGGTAAAAGAATTAATATGGCATAATGCAGCAGGGCAACCTGGACTAACCAATGGTCTTGCATATGATTTAGTGGTAAAAAAAGCAAAAGGAGAAAAGATAATAACAGAAAAGCATTTTGAAAAAACATTATATGACTATATAAAAAAATACATAGACAAAAATATGGAAAATATAATATCAAAAGCACACGAAGAAAAAGAAATAGTAATGCAGATACTATTTGAACCAGAAAGCGTTGAATTTGATATAAGTGATGAAAGAATAAAATTTCTGTATTTACATGGAGTAATAGATGATTGTGAAGGGAAATGTTGTGTAAAAGTACCGTTATACTACAAAAAATTATATAATCATTTCAAACCAAAAATAAATGGAGAAAGAAAAAAAATATTAGAATATGAAGATAATCTGAAAAAATATATAGATAAAGACGGAAACTTAAAACTCAATGAGTTATTCAAAAGATATATAGAGTATATAAAAAGCAGAGGAGCTGTAATGTTCAAAGGCAGAAATTATTATGAAGGAGTATATCAATACAATTTGGATCAATTTTTAAGTACATACATGGGATTGCTTGATGGGAAAGTATATCCAGAAACACAGATAGGTGGAGGAAGAATAGATTTAATGGTAATGTATAAAGAAAAAGAATATCTAATAGAAGTAAAGGCAAATATAATAAAATACGAATATGAAATAGCAAAAAAACAATTAGTAGAATATTTAAAAAGAAGTGGTTTAAAAGAAGGCTGGCTTGTGATATATTCAGAAGCAATAGAGGATTTCAAACATGAAATAGAAGAAATAGAAGGAGTAAAAATCAATGTATGGTTTATAAAAACGAATTTTGAAAGTCCATCGAAAGTGAATTAA
- a CDS encoding ABC transporter substrate-binding protein, whose product MKKVMVTLGILVLLVSTFFGARYARNETLYVGGGLWEPPSNWNPFLPWGSVSGTIGLVYETLFNYDPITGQMEPWLVKDGKWVDKNTYEITLRDNLKWSDGKKFTTQDVKFTFELGKKYEDVYYHNLWESLDRIELGSNNKVRFIFKEPSYHSWEVNLYSIPILPEHIWKNKSKNEIIEGANEYPVGSGMYKVEGWSQDRCIFVRNDDWWGNEVFGKPVPKRVIEIVISSNNVALGMLLQGTLDWSNFFLPGIPRLAKIYENIKTWYKESPYMLSSSTAYLFMNTKKPPMDNAQFRKAVAYAIDKQNIVNKVYENQVIAADSLGFLPTPAWKKYEDKKVLEKYGFNYSPATAKKLLDEAGYVDRNGDGWRDLPDGSTIDLLIVVPYGWTDWMESVKSIAEDLRKVGIKAEAKFPDQGKYEEDMSTGNFDMLINDYGSTSSVSPWTLLNFVANPLIMDEMWDGNFGRYENEKLFSLIKEINKTPFSEEAKLKELFSEAEKILLKEMPAIPVWHNGLWFQASTYAWENWPDENNPYGYPCSWPGQWQFGAVKILLNLKAK is encoded by the coding sequence ATGAAAAAAGTTATGGTAACCTTGGGAATATTGGTATTGTTAGTAAGTACTTTTTTTGGTGCAAGATATGCAAGAAATGAAACTTTGTACGTTGGGGGAGGATTATGGGAACCACCAAGTAACTGGAATCCATTCCTTCCATGGGGTTCAGTCTCAGGGACGATAGGGTTAGTTTATGAAACACTTTTCAACTATGATCCAATTACAGGTCAAATGGAACCATGGCTTGTAAAAGATGGAAAATGGGTAGATAAAAACACATATGAAATAACATTAAGAGATAATTTAAAATGGAGCGATGGGAAAAAATTTACAACTCAGGATGTGAAATTTACATTTGAGCTTGGTAAGAAATATGAAGATGTTTATTATCACAATCTCTGGGAAAGTCTTGACAGAATTGAGCTCGGAAGCAACAATAAAGTAAGATTCATTTTTAAAGAACCATCTTATCATTCATGGGAAGTAAATTTATACAGTATTCCTATTTTGCCAGAACACATATGGAAAAACAAATCAAAAAATGAAATCATAGAAGGTGCAAATGAATATCCTGTTGGTTCTGGTATGTATAAGGTCGAAGGCTGGAGTCAGGATAGATGTATCTTTGTTAGAAATGACGATTGGTGGGGTAATGAAGTATTTGGAAAACCCGTTCCAAAAAGGGTAATTGAAATTGTTATTTCAAGTAACAACGTTGCACTTGGTATGTTATTACAGGGAACTCTTGATTGGAGTAACTTCTTCCTTCCTGGAATACCAAGACTTGCAAAAATTTATGAAAATATTAAAACATGGTATAAAGAATCTCCATATATGTTATCTTCAAGTACAGCATATTTATTCATGAACACAAAGAAACCACCTATGGACAATGCACAATTCAGAAAAGCCGTAGCTTATGCAATTGATAAGCAGAATATAGTTAATAAAGTTTATGAAAATCAGGTTATTGCAGCAGATTCACTTGGTTTCTTGCCAACACCTGCATGGAAAAAATACGAAGACAAAAAGGTTTTAGAAAAATATGGATTTAATTATTCACCAGCAACAGCAAAGAAATTATTGGATGAAGCAGGATATGTAGATAGAAACGGTGATGGCTGGAGAGATTTGCCAGATGGTAGCACAATTGATTTATTAATAGTTGTTCCATATGGCTGGACAGACTGGATGGAATCAGTAAAATCAATTGCTGAAGATTTAAGAAAGGTTGGAATTAAAGCTGAAGCAAAATTCCCTGATCAGGGTAAATATGAAGAAGATATGTCAACAGGAAACTTTGATATGCTCATTAATGATTACGGTTCAACAAGTTCTGTTTCACCATGGACATTATTAAATTTTGTAGCAAATCCATTGATTATGGATGAAATGTGGGATGGAAACTTTGGAAGATATGAAAATGAAAAATTGTTCTCACTTATAAAAGAAATAAACAAAACACCTTTCTCAGAAGAAGCAAAATTAAAGGAACTATTCTCAGAAGCAGAAAAAATCTTATTAAAAGAAATGCCAGCAATTCCTGTATGGCACAACGGATTGTGGTTCCAGGCAAGTACTTATGCATGGGAAAATTGGCCAGATGAAAATAATCCTTATGGTTATCCATGTAGCTGGCCAGGACAATGGCAGTTTGGAGCAGTAAAAATCTTATTAAACTTAAAAGCTAAGTAA
- a CDS encoding ABC transporter permease: MNSYLKKKFSIYFLTFFVAITIDWAIPRFMPGNPVALLMGRFAAMPGSRQLMMSYFTEAFGLNKPLLTQYIDFWKAFFHGDLGVSLYLYPKPVMEVIKEAIPYDLMLLLPSILLSWIVGNKLGAYAIKNKFVEKVIIPLSYFFTAMPYFWFAIILAWFLGVVNPIFPISGAYSYSINPEWSVDFILDFLSHWILPFLSLFMVMLGGWAIGMRNMIIYEVESNYSRYMRSLGLSQRLRLNYAYKNALLPQITGLALQLGTIVAGALTTEVVFSYPGIGYLLLQAILHQDYFLIQGCFLFIVLGVLIANFIVDIVYVLIDPRVKASFVEGA, from the coding sequence ATGAATAGTTATTTAAAGAAAAAGTTTTCAATATACTTTTTAACCTTTTTTGTAGCAATAACAATTGACTGGGCAATACCCAGATTTATGCCAGGTAATCCTGTTGCACTGCTTATGGGCAGATTTGCAGCAATGCCAGGTTCAAGGCAATTAATGATGTCTTACTTCACTGAAGCATTTGGGTTAAATAAACCGCTTTTAACTCAATATATAGATTTCTGGAAAGCCTTTTTCCATGGTGATCTTGGCGTAAGTTTATATCTTTATCCAAAACCTGTTATGGAAGTAATAAAAGAGGCTATTCCATATGATTTAATGTTATTATTGCCATCAATATTATTAAGCTGGATTGTTGGGAATAAACTCGGTGCTTATGCAATAAAGAATAAATTCGTGGAAAAGGTTATTATTCCTCTTTCTTACTTTTTTACAGCAATGCCATACTTCTGGTTTGCTATTATTTTAGCCTGGTTTTTAGGTGTTGTAAATCCTATATTTCCAATTTCAGGTGCTTATAGTTATTCAATAAATCCTGAATGGTCTGTAGATTTTATCCTTGACTTTCTTTCACACTGGATATTGCCTTTTTTATCATTATTTATGGTAATGCTTGGCGGTTGGGCTATAGGTATGAGAAATATGATTATTTATGAAGTTGAATCAAATTACTCAAGATATATGAGAAGTTTAGGATTATCTCAGCGTTTGAGATTAAATTATGCATACAAAAATGCTTTGCTTCCACAAATTACAGGTCTTGCTTTACAATTGGGAACAATAGTTGCAGGAGCCTTAACAACAGAGGTTGTTTTTTCATATCCTGGAATTGGTTATTTATTATTACAGGCAATTTTACATCAGGATTATTTCCTTATCCAGGGTTGTTTCTTATTTATAGTTCTTGGTGTATTAATAGCTAATTTTATTGTTGATATAGTTTATGTATTAATCGATCCACGTGTAAAAGCTTCATTTGTAGAAGGGGCGTGA
- a CDS encoding ABC transporter permease: MKEWLKNHEGLYYTFTNRRVIFGSIVLIFFVLLAIIGPMIAKFDPLDTSSMPYSPPNSTNWLGTTTFGHDIFSQLVYGLRSSLYLGIIGGGIATIVGLIIGFISGYLGGFSDEFLMMITNIMMVIPTMALLIIIAAYLPYRGVTIESIIIGLTSWPWTARAVRSQTLSLKSREFVQLAKITAVKPMKIVFKEIAPNMMSYVFMVFILQFGGAILSAIGLDFIGLGPTRGVSLGTMLQQAVLWSAIQLKMWWWVVPPGLVITIFVGTLFYVNTGLDEAFNPRLRKQ, from the coding sequence ATGAAAGAATGGTTGAAAAATCATGAAGGGTTATATTATACCTTTACAAATAGACGTGTAATTTTTGGGAGCATTGTATTGATATTTTTTGTTTTGCTTGCAATAATTGGACCAATGATTGCAAAATTTGATCCGCTTGATACCTCAAGCATGCCATATTCTCCGCCAAATTCCACCAACTGGCTTGGAACAACAACCTTTGGTCATGATATATTTTCACAACTTGTCTATGGTTTAAGAAGTTCATTATACCTTGGAATAATAGGCGGTGGAATTGCTACAATAGTAGGACTTATAATTGGATTTATATCCGGCTATTTAGGGGGATTTTCAGATGAGTTCTTAATGATGATTACAAATATCATGATGGTAATTCCTACTATGGCATTACTGATTATAATTGCAGCTTATTTACCATATAGAGGCGTTACAATAGAAAGTATAATAATTGGTTTAACCAGCTGGCCGTGGACAGCCCGTGCTGTAAGATCACAAACACTTTCATTAAAATCAAGGGAATTTGTACAGCTGGCTAAAATTACAGCGGTAAAACCCATGAAAATAGTTTTTAAGGAAATAGCACCAAATATGATGTCTTATGTGTTTATGGTATTTATCCTTCAATTTGGAGGAGCAATATTATCGGCAATTGGACTTGATTTTATAGGTCTTGGTCCAACAAGGGGCGTTTCACTTGGAACCATGCTTCAACAGGCTGTATTATGGAGTGCTATTCAATTAAAAATGTGGTGGTGGGTTGTTCCACCAGGATTGGTAATAACAATCTTTGTAGGAACATTGTTCTATGTAAATACAGGATTAGACGAAGCATTTAACCCTCGTCTCAGGAAACAGTGA
- a CDS encoding ABC transporter ATP-binding protein has product MNPLLEVNNLKVYYSTLKGEVKAIDGVSFNLHEGEVLGIAGESGCGKSTLVNFFVFPYEPMHYAGGSVKLRGMELTNLADKDMNKILYKKISIIPQYALDALSPTKKIKRIITDFLAEHGYQYDAKKVEERLEMVNLDKSVLNRYPVELSGGMKQRVVMVISTLLDPDILIADEVTSALDVSSQKFVIQMLEKFMHEGIVKSIMFITHDISVLYQIANRIMILYAGHVAEIGPTDEIIKNPKHPYTKALIDSLPKMNIKFEEQRLKSIPGHPPMLLNPPSGCRFADRCPVAIDKCRKAVPQEKRIGENHSIYCWNAGDDLND; this is encoded by the coding sequence ATGAACCCATTATTAGAGGTAAATAATCTAAAAGTTTATTATAGTACATTAAAAGGTGAAGTTAAGGCTATAGACGGTGTTTCATTTAATCTACATGAAGGTGAAGTTTTGGGAATAGCTGGAGAATCAGGTTGTGGAAAATCCACACTTGTTAATTTCTTTGTATTCCCATATGAGCCAATGCATTACGCCGGAGGCAGTGTAAAATTACGGGGAATGGAATTAACAAATCTGGCAGATAAGGATATGAATAAGATTCTCTATAAAAAGATTTCCATAATTCCTCAATATGCTTTAGATGCACTATCACCAACAAAAAAGATTAAACGTATAATCACGGATTTCCTTGCTGAACATGGTTATCAATATGATGCAAAAAAAGTAGAAGAACGTCTTGAAATGGTGAATCTTGACAAAAGTGTTTTAAACAGATATCCTGTAGAGTTATCCGGTGGGATGAAACAAAGAGTGGTTATGGTTATTTCAACTTTACTCGATCCAGATATTTTAATTGCAGATGAAGTAACCTCGGCTCTGGATGTTAGCTCGCAAAAGTTTGTAATTCAAATGCTTGAAAAGTTTATGCATGAGGGAATTGTAAAATCAATAATGTTTATAACCCATGATATTTCAGTATTATATCAAATTGCCAACAGAATTATGATTCTATACGCAGGGCATGTCGCTGAAATAGGGCCCACAGATGAAATAATAAAAAATCCAAAACATCCATATACAAAAGCACTTATAGATTCATTACCAAAGATGAATATAAAATTTGAAGAACAAAGACTTAAGAGCATTCCTGGACATCCACCAATGTTATTGAATCCACCTTCAGGATGCCGATTTGCAGATAGATGTCCAGTTGCAATTGATAAATGTAGAAAGGCTGTACCTCAGGAAAAAAGAATTGGAGAAAATCATTCTATATATTGCTGGAATGCTGGAGATGATTTAAATGATTAA
- a CDS encoding ABC transporter ATP-binding protein, which produces MIKIKNLSKTFSSGFIKKEYVKAVDNATFEIEDGKIVSLIGESGSGKTTIGKLILKLVKPTEGEILYKDRNIYDYNPIEYYRNVQGVFQDPFASFNPIYKIDNIFDMLFNSLYNEIPKSERLGRIEKSLKDVGLNPKHIIGKYPHQLSGGQLQRLLIARALILESKFLVADEIISMLDASTRVDVLNILGDLKYKNKMSILFITHDLSLGYYISDWMLIMYRGTIVEMGDTKEIFSNPLHPYTQMLFDSVPTLDKKWDDSETSTETGEEPPKTGCKFAHRCPFATDKCKTYNMESYTVNKNHQVSCIKFANKNN; this is translated from the coding sequence ATGATTAAAATTAAAAATTTATCTAAAACCTTTTCAAGTGGATTTATAAAAAAAGAATATGTAAAAGCGGTGGATAATGCTACATTTGAAATAGAAGATGGAAAAATTGTTTCACTTATAGGAGAATCAGGAAGCGGAAAAACTACAATTGGAAAGTTAATATTAAAATTGGTAAAACCTACTGAAGGCGAGATATTATATAAAGATAGAAATATATATGATTATAATCCCATTGAATATTATAGAAATGTTCAGGGCGTTTTTCAGGATCCATTTGCATCATTCAATCCCATTTATAAAATAGATAATATATTCGATATGCTCTTTAATAGCTTATACAATGAAATTCCAAAAAGCGAAAGGCTTGGAAGAATTGAAAAATCACTTAAAGATGTGGGATTAAATCCAAAACATATTATTGGAAAGTATCCTCATCAATTATCTGGAGGACAATTACAAAGATTATTAATAGCAAGGGCTTTAATACTTGAAAGCAAATTCCTCGTTGCCGATGAGATTATCAGTATGCTCGATGCATCAACAAGGGTTGACGTTTTAAATATTCTTGGAGATTTAAAATATAAAAATAAAATGAGTATTTTATTTATTACACATGATTTATCCCTTGGATATTACATAAGCGATTGGATGCTTATTATGTATAGGGGAACTATCGTAGAAATGGGAGATACAAAGGAAATATTTTCCAATCCTTTGCATCCATATACACAAATGCTTTTTGATTCAGTACCAACTCTGGATAAAAAATGGGATGATTCAGAAACAAGCACAGAAACTGGTGAAGAACCACCGAAAACAGGTTGTAAATTCGCACACAGATGTCCTTTTGCAACAGATAAATGTAAAACATATAATATGGAAAGCTATACAGTTAATAAAAATCATCAGGTAAGTTGTATAAAATTTGCCAACAAAAATAATTGA